The following nucleotide sequence is from Paeniglutamicibacter kerguelensis.
TTCTCGCGGCGCTGCTGGCCTGCCCATTCGCCGTCATGGCGAGCATGGCGCGCGGATACCTTCCGGGCGTCGGGGGACTGGTGTTGCTGATTGTCATCACCCAGGTGGTGACGGCCTTCGGCGGCGGGGCGTGGTTCCCCTACGCGGCGCCGACACCGTCGGCCCGCTGCAGCTTTTCCTCTGCGTCCCGGTCTCCCTGGCCGGCATCGTCGCAACCGGCCAATGGTGGAAGGGCATGGAGGTCATCGCCGGTTGAGATGCCCCGGCACGGTGCAGGTTGCACGTTGGATGCGAAGGATTCAAGCCCCTGTTCGTCGACGCCCGCCGAACACTCGTCGGGAACGGGATTGCTGTGTCTGAGGCCAACGACATTTGCGGCGGAGCCAGATGCGCATGCTTCAGCGATCCGGACGGAAAATCCTGGGCCCTGCGGCGGAGCTCCGGACAGTTCCAGCCGCGCCGCCTTCCATGGAAAGCCGCGGCGGCACACCGGCCGGAAGCCGTGATCCAAGACCTTGTTCGCGTGCCGAGCGGCCCGTGGT
It contains:
- a CDS encoding ABC transporter permease — its product is MMEASEPVLAFEALKFRRAPVVRTVSILIGAGLPVLAAAFMVAATSGGAGQLQLKAAAMLTGAGWSGYLAMVGMILSVGALLGIGFVVCWCFGREFTEKREASLFGLPVGRRRIAYAKFAVILLWSLALCLACMAVSLLAGLVIGLGLPGPEALGAAAKAWFVGVLAALLACPFAVMASMARGYLPGVGGLVLLIVITQVVTAFGGGAWFPYAAPTPSARCSFSSASRSPWPASSQPANGGRAWRSSPVEMPRHGAGCTLDAKDSSPCSSTPAEHSSGTGLLCLRPTTFAAEPDAHASAIRTENPGPCGGAPDSSSRAAFHGKPRRHTGRKP